In Candidatus Melainabacteria bacterium, the genomic window AAAATAAAGTTGTTGCTGATTTTGAGGAAAGAAAAAATCATATAAATTTACTTTTAATTAAAGAAAGTCAGAATGCTAGTGGAACCCTCTCCGAAAAATATCCAGATTTACTTAAAACAGTAACTAATTTAACTGAATATCCAGGTATATTGCTTTGCAAATTTGATAAACAATATCTCTTGCTACCATTTTGTGTAATTGAAACAGTACTTGAAAAGCATCAAAAATATTTTGTCTTATATGATAAATCCAGAAAGAGCATACTTCCAAATTTTATAGTTATTACAAATGGAACAGAAATTGAAAATATAAAAACAAAAGAACAAATAATTAAAGGAAATGAAAAAGTTGCTAGAGCAAGACTTAATGATGCAAAATTCTTTTTTGAAGAAGATTTAAAATTACCATTTACTTTTGAAGAAAAAATAAAGGCTTTGTCAAAAATTACCTTTCATAAAGGTCTTGGTTCAATGCAAGAAAAAGTATTAAGAATAATTGAACTATCAAAATACATTTACCAAGTTTTAGACCATTCTTTTAAAAAAGATTTACTAGTAGAAGATGTAACTAAAACTGCAGAATTATGTAAGTTAGATTTAAGCACACACTTGGTTTTTGAATTTCCTGAACTCCAAGGTGAAATCGGCTCTATATATGCTAAAGCTTATAATTTTAACGACAATATATCTTGTGGAATAGCTGAACATTATTATCCAAGATATCTTGGAGACAAGATACCAAAAAGTAAAACAGGATTTATTGTTGGTATTGCAGATAAATTAGACAACATTGTTTGCTTGTTTTCAATTAATAAGATACCAACATCTTCTGCAGATCCATTTGCATTAAGAAGACAAGCTCAATCAATAATAGACAATATTTACAACTTTAAGTCAAGAATTAACATAGATGATCTAATTAATTTTTCAATAAACAATATTCCTAATAAAAATTTAAAAGAGAAACTAATTAAAGATTTCTTTATTCAAAGATTTATAACTTTAATGGAAAACTTAAGCTATGAACAAGATTTAATTACTGCTGTTATATCAGTTAAAAATCCTCTACAAGACATAATCTCAGCTAAAGAAAAAATAGATTTATTAAAAAGAATTTTTGTTATAGAAAAAACCGATACGTATAAATCTTTTTTAATTGCTGCAAAAAGATTAGTAAGAATTGTAGAAGCAAATACTAATGGAAATATTGAAAGAAATAATCTTACAACTGATTATGAAAGAGATTTGTTAAAGAGATTTAATGAATTAGAAAAAAAACAATATCAAAATTACAATGATTATATTACTGAGTTAATTACATTAATAGAACCAATTAACATTTTTTTTGACAAAGTTTTAGTAAATGATCCTAATCCAAAAATAAAACAAACAAGGCAGGCATTATTAAAAAAGGGGAAAGATTTATTTGAAAGAATTTGTGATTTTAATCAAATTACAGAAAGAAACTAAAATAAACTAAAAATATATATTAATGCCACAAAATGATTATGTAACTTATGATCCAAGAATACCAAAGCACAAATCTTATTTAACAAATTTTTTAATTAGTATCATTTTCTCTGTGTATATAATTGAGATTGTTTTTAATGCTTTTTATAGCGACAAAGCAATCATAATGCTTGGTGCAAAATGGAACGAAGGAATCACAAATGGTGAATACTGGAGATTTTTAACATGTACATTTTTACATGGAAATTTAATTCATTTGTTTTTAAACATAACAGCAATTTATATTTTTGGAAAAGAAGTTGAATCTATTTATGGCTTACCTCGATTTTTTCTTATTTACTTTCTAAGCAGTTGGGGTGCTGGTTTAGCAAGCTACATATTTTCACCAGGAATTTCAATAGGAGCATCAGGAGCATTATTTGGAATCATTGGAGCTTTAATAATTTTTTTCTTCAGGCAAAGAGAAAAAGTAACTGGTGCAAACTTAAAATTTAAATCAATGTATACATTAGTAATTTTGAATTTGCTTCTTGGATTTCTACTCCCAAAAATAGACAATGCAGGACATCTTGGCGGACTTGTTACAGGATTATTTTCAAGTTGGTTTATTGCACCAGAATATAAAATTGAGAAGGATGAAAAATTACAAAAAATTCTTGTCTCTAAGAAACCTGACTTTTACAGATTATCTTCTGGGATTTTATTAACTACAACAATTTTATTTTGGCTAACTAAAATATCTATTGATTTGGCCTCCTCCATCAAATGACCTAGTTTAAAAAAAATTGAGGGGGGGGAACATCAATTTTATAAACAACATGAAAAAGCATTACTTCATTACTTTGTTACTAATTATATCAACATTTGCAGCATATAGTTTTTTTTACAAAGAAGCTTTTAATCTTAGTTGTGCACAGGATCAGGATGAGGATGGCTCTGTAGATACTAGCAACGGTGACCCAGATGTTGTTGTTGATGATGATCCAAATGCTGACGGCAATGGTGATGGCAATAATGATGGTAGCGGTGATGGTGATCTTTCTGACAGCAATGGTGATGGCAATAATGATGGTGGCAGTAATGGTGATCTTTCTGACAGCGATGATGCCCCAAATGTATGTGCAAGTCCTCTACCTTTTGTAGATGATGATGATGAGTCTGAACTTGAAGAGGAGGTTCCAGTGTCAGAGGATACAGAAAGTATATTTGATGGATTATGTAAGTTTAGGTGTGAGAAAACTACTGGCTATAAGATGGCATGGAATAAATACTCAGATACCTGCCCTGATGGAAAAATATGTGGTAATGGACTATTGCCAAATCCACTATATTGTAGTTCATGGACAACACAACAAGAATTAAAAGAAAAACTTGCACAGGAACAGTGGTTTCCATGTATTACTCCACCAAAAGCTAAAAAGTGTGTTTACACTTGTAGTTGTATAAGCATAACCCGTGCTAAGATTCTAAATATTAATACAGCCTGGAAGTATGTATCTCAATTATCAGATGTAAAAGGAGGTTGTAAAAAAGAAGACTGTAAGCCAGCACTTAATGATAAGCCATGCACAAAGGCAGAAGCAGAGGCATCAATACAAAGAACGACAGCATGTCCTAACTGGTAGTAATTCTTCCTGAGTCTTTAAATTAATATATTTTGCATGATAATCAAGCAATAAACAGCGAATCAAAGTATAGTTTTTTATCTTCAAATACAAATAAGTAAATAGTTTTTAATAATAAATTAACTTTTTTACGTTCTAAGGTAATGACTTGCTATACCAAGAAGACTTAAGTGAGTGATTTTTTATTGTTATGCCATTAAAACTTCGACTGGTATTAGTGGTGGAGGTTTTAACATAAATATTAGTAATTGGTCCCACGATTTGAATAGTACTATTCTTATTACACTCTTTAATTCATTCCAAAATCTTTGTAGACTACCATATTTCACTCTTGCTTTTTGATATATTTCATCCACAAGAGTATGAATCTGATGAAATAAAAGTGATAGTAAAGTTAGTATAAAAAAATTAAACGATAGGTTTTCTATTCCATGCCCATAACTATGCTCCATCTCATATCCATTATTTTTTAAAATATTAAAACATTCATTTTCAATCTTCCATCTACTTCTTCCTGCTTTTACTGAAGCTTCAATATTATATTCATCTATTTTTAAATCTGTTATCCAAGAACTTTTATAAGTCACCTTACCTGATTTAATATCAATAATTTTAAATGCAAAGTAATTTACTTTGATTGTTTTTTCACTAAGATTTAAGTCTAAATTATCAACCCATTCATACTCATACTTTTTATCTTTTGTAATAACTTCTTTATTTTGAATATTTGTAGTATTTTTAATTTGTTCAAAAAGAGTTTTATTATTTCCTTCTTTAGCAGTTAAGATAAAGCTATAGTTGTTTTCTTTCAAAAGTTCAATAAAACTTTGTTTTGTATACAATGCATCGCCAGTAAAGACTAGAGGTAAGTCAGGAAAATCTCCTTTTATTTTTGGTACAAGTCTTTTTGCTGCATTAATTTCACAATCCTGTTTTCTATCACCATCTCCATTCTTAATTTCTTCAGGCATAAGAGGTAAAACCTGTTTTTTCCCAGGGTGTACTATTAATGGAACTAATACTTGGTGGGAATATGTTGTTGTGTCATTTGTATGATGATTTTTTAAACAATGTTTACAGAAGACATTTTTAGAACTAAAGTATTCAGAAGCATCAATCGCACAAATATATTTATCCATAAACTTAAACTTTTCAAGTTCTCCAGTAGAATCTAAATTGCTAAAGATAGTTTTAAATGAAGTCGAAAAAACAGAAGAATCTATTTCATTTAAGTTAAAGCGTATTGTTTTTTCTTTTGGAACATTTTTTACTTTAACCATTGTTTCAAGATTACAAATATTTGTTTTTTCTTTCATTCTTTCTTGAAACTGTAACATTGATGGGTCTTGAAAAAACATCATTGCAAATGTACTTCCTACAATATCCCACATACTATAGTCAATCTTAGATTTTTGTCTGATATCAGTAATATTTCCTACTGTTACTTGAAGGGTATTAAGTAAAGCCTGAAAGCCTAATTTGTTTTTTATACTCACATATTAATAAATACTAAAAATCTTTCAATTTGGCCAGTCTGTCTTAATTTATTCCTTTATATTTGTTCATAAATAATTACTGAGTAAGACCATGAGTGAATCTGAACCAATGAGACAAATACACAAGATACGTCATAAAATATATGATGAAATTAAACATATGTCTACCGATGAACAGTTAAAGTATTTTCATAAAAAAGCAGAGCAGTTTGAAAAAGAGATGGGAAATATAAAGCTTGCTAAAGATCTAAAATCATTCTTTGCCAATTTAAGAAAACAACAAGCAAGTTAATAATTTTTGTAATATTTCTATTTGTAGTTTTAATACTTCCAAGCATATTTTTGCATTCTGCAATAGCTGCTTCAGAGGAGCTTGATATCAATAATCCCTGGAATATTAGTAAAGAAAAATGAAGATTGAACTAAAATTGAAATTACTGTTTCTTTTTAGTTTCTAGCATGGGAAAACAATTCGCCACCCCAAAGTTTCTTTATAAAAGACTGATATGAAAGAATCAAGATTTCATCACCTAGTAATCTGTCTTTTTCTTCCAGTGAAATTACATATCTTTGTTTAATATTTTTATGATCTTTAATAACTTCACGAAGCCCTTTTAAGTCATTATCAGTAATTTTACTTTTTGCTTTCACTTCAATTGCATATTCCATGTCATTTACTATAAAGTCTACTTCTATACCGCTAGCAAGCCGCCAATAACTAAAATCTAAATATTTTTCTCTGTATGAATTATAAGAATTGAATTCATGAAAAATCCAGTTCTCAAATGCTTTTCCAAAAAGTTCAGAACCAGGTTCTAAATTATTTCTTTTTGTTAAAAAATTTACTATTCCAACATCAAAAAAGTAAAACTTTGGAGCTTGTATAACTCTCCTTTTTGGTCTTTTCCTATACGATGGCAAAAACTTTCCTAAAAGTGTGTCAACTAATATTTGGAAATATTCTTTTACTGCAGGCAATGATACACTACATTCTCTTGAAATATTTGCAAAGTTAACAAGCTCGGTATCTGAAAGTGCTGCATTAAATAAAAATTCAGAAAATGAAGGAATCTTTCTAACTAAACCTTCTTCTTTAATTTCTTCTTTTAAATAATTGTTTATATATGAATTAATTAATTTCGTAGGATTATTTGACAAATAATGTCGTGGTAGGTATCCATGATTAATTATTCTTTTTAGATTAAATTGCTCTTTTAATTCACAAGCACTAAATCCATATAATTCATAACTTATTGCTCTTCCCCCTAAAAGATTAACACCTGATTTTCTTACCTTTCTTGCACTTGATCCACACAGTGCAAATTTATAGTTATGATTTTCAATAAGATTATGAACTTCATCAAGTAAAAGAGATACTTTTTGAATTTCATCAATTATTACAAATGTACCACTTTTATTTTTAGCTAATAGTTCCTGCCTTAATAAATAAGGTTTCTCGCTGTATTTAATAAACTCATCTGTATCTAGTAGGTTTACATATTCAGCATTTGGATAAACAACTTTTAATAAAGAACTTTTTCCAACTTGTCTTGGCCCCCATAAAAAATATGTTTCATCTAGCTTCTTTGGTAAATTTAGTTCTCTTTTAATCATGATATTATAAACTACTACTTCATTTTATCATGATATTATAAAGCTCTTACAATATTTTTTAATTTGTCCTTGATTATTTTTTCTTTATTTCTTTTAAAATTTCCTCAAGCTTGCTATTGAGCCACCATATGTATGCTGTAATAAAAAGAAAACCTACTAATGCAACTGGAACTGCTGTATGACAACACATAACTACCTCCTTAGATCTCGATTACATGTAGTATGTGTAGGTCTACAAAAAAATGTTTCTTAAAATAACAAAAAAAAAAGAGGCGAGGTAACCTCGCCTCTACTACAAAACTTCTCTCTACCAAAATGCAGCCTGTCTCTATCCATTAATAAGAATTGAGTAAGCTTATTAACTTCTACTAGAACGACCTGCTAAAAGTTGATAATTTTCAATTATCAACTTTATAGTTTCTCCTTAGAAAGGAGGTGATCCAGCCACACCTTCCGGTACGGCTACCTTGTTACGACTTCACCCCAGTCACCGGCACTGCCTTGGGCGATTTTCTCCTTACGGTTGAAATATCGACTTCGGGCGTTACCAGCTTCCATGGTGTGACGGGCGGTGTGTACAAGACCCGGGAACGTATTCAATGCAGCGTGCTGATCTGCATTTACTAGCGATTCCAACTTCACGTAGGCAAGTTGCAGCCTACGATCTGAACTGAGAGCGCTTTTAAGGGATTCGCTTCTAATTGCTTAGTTGCTGCCCGTTGTAACGCCCATTGTAACACGTGTGTAGCCCTGGCCGTAAGGGCCATGATGATTTGACGTCGTCCCCACCTTCCTCCCCGTTAACCGGGGCAGTCTTGTCAGAGTGCTCAAGTATTACTACTTAGTGGCAACTAACAACAAGGGTTGCGCTCGTTGCGGGACTTAACCCAACATCTCACGACACGAGCTGACGACAACCATGCAGCACCTGTGTCCTAGCTCCCGAAGGCACCCCGATATCTCTACCAGGTTCTAGGCATGTCAAGGCCAGGTAAGGTTCTTCGCGTTGCATCGAATTGAACCACATGTTCCACCGCTTGTGCGGGTCCCCGTCAATTCCTTTGAGTTTCATTCTTGCGAACGTACTCCCCAGGCGGGATACTTAATGCGTTAACTTCGTCACTGCGGGGGTCGATACCTGCAACAACTAGTATCCATCGTTTACAGCTAGGACTACAGGGGTATCTAATCCCTTTCGCTCCCCTAGCTCTCGTTCCTCAGTGTCAGTATAGGCCCAGTCAGACGCTTTCGCCACAGGTGTTCCTCCTGATATCTACGCATTTCACCGCTACACCAGGAATTCTTCTGACCCCTACCTAACTCTAGTAATTCAGTATCTAACGCACAAATAGAGTTAAGCTCTATGATTTCACATTAGACTTGAATTACCACCTACGAACTCTTTACGCCCAATAATTCCGGACAACGCTTGCATCCTACGTCTTACCGCGGCTGCTGGCACGTAGTTAGCCGATGCTTCCTCTGCGGGTACAATCATTTTGTTTTTCCCCACTGACAGTAGTTTACACACCAAGGTGCTTCTTCCTACACGCGGCATTGCTGCGTCAGGCTTTCGCCCATTGCGCAAAATTCCCTACTGCTGCCTTCCGTAGAAGTATGGACCGTGTCTCAGTTCCATTGTGGCTGGTCATCCTCTCAGACCAGCTAATGATCGTCGCCTTGGTAGGCCTTTACCCTACCAACTAGCTAATCATACGCAGGCTCATCTTGGAGCAATAAATTTTTCACCTCTCGGCAATATGTGGTATTAGCCTAAGTTTCCTCAGGTTATCCCTCACTCCAAGGCAGATTCCTACGCGTTACTCACCCATCCGCCACTCTCTTGCGAGCGTTCGACTTGCATGTATGAAGCATGCCGCCAGCGTTCGTCCTGAGCCAGGATCAAACTCTCCATGGCTCGTTTAATTTTTTTACCCAAATTTTTGACAGGCTTACATTTTGGTAGAGAAAAGTTTTTATCTTTATCTACCCAAATATATTTAAAAAGTTTTGTCGTTAAATTTTTTTCAGGATTCAAAAGCCAGAAATTTTATGGCAACCGTTAATAATAACAGGCGGTATGATTATTATCAAATTAATAAAAAGTTGTTACTGCCTAGCTAACATAATATTTTAGAGCAATCTGTTTGTACAGTAAGATTTTATCCGATTTATTCGGTAAAATCTGAATTATGTTAGGTATAGTATACCGAGAGCACTTTACAAAGCCTGACAAACGAGGAATGAGCAAGGAAGGCAGTAAGCAAAAACAGTATTGATAACTCAATAAATTACTTAAATTCTAGGAAAATTATAAATTACATGTTAAAAATGTAAAAAATCATGGTAAATTATTAAAGAACACAAAGGTTAAAATACATGGCAATAACAAAAGAAAAGAAAAAGGAGTTAATTAACCAATACCAGAACCATAAAAAAGACACTGGCTCTTCTCAAGTTCAAATACCTATTCTTTCAGAAAAGATTAATAACTTAACAAACCACCTAACTACGAACCCAAAGGATTATCAAAGTCAACGTGGTTTATTAATGCTAGTAAGTAAAAGAAGAAGGCACTTGAACTATTTACAGAAGATTGATATTGAGAGTTATAGAAGAATTGTAGATCACCTAACAATTCGTAATTAATTTTATGCACCTGCCATAAACTTAACCCTTGTGCTGGTAAAAGCATGAAAATTTTAGTTATAGGAAATAGAAATTATGAACACTGTAAAAAGCACTGAAAATTTAGATACAAAAAATACAATAAAAGAAACAACAAAAAACAATAACACAAAAGAAACAACAGTAAATATTGGCGGGAAAGATATTGTTATCGAAACAGGTAAGTTAGCAAGATCTTGTAATGGCTCAGTAACAATTAAGTGCGGTGATACTGTTTTATTGGTAACTGCAACATGCTCAGAAGAACCAAGAGAAGACATTGATTTTTTTCCTTTATTATGTGATTTTGAAGAAAGAACCTGTTCAGTCGGTAAAATACCAGGTAGCTATAACAGAAGAGAAGGGAAACCAGTTGAAAAATCTACTTTAACTGCAAGACTCATGGACAGGCCTTTAAGACCATTGTTTCCTGAAAATTTTTTTAATGATGTTCAAATCGTAGCAACTACTTTAAGTGTTGATCAAATTAATCCACCAGATATTCTTGCAATTATTGGTGCATCTTTTGCATTATCAATTTCAAACATACCCTTTTATGGCCCAATTGGTATCATAAGAGTTGGAATGATACACAACAAATTTGTTGCTAATCCTACTTATGAAGAAATTGAAAAAAGTGAATTAGATCTTGTAGTTGCTGGAACAAGTGATTCAATTCTTATGGTTGAAGCTGGTGCAGATTTAGTACCAGAAGATGTCATTTTAAATGCCCTTGCATTTGCTGGGCCAATCATAAAACAACAAGTAGAATCTCAAAATCAATTTGCAAATTCATTGGGTGTTAAAAAAAGAGAGTTTACACCTCCTGAACCAAACAAAGAATTAATTAAACTAGTAGAAGAAAATGCAAAAGAACTTTTAACTAAATCAATGGACAATGTCAAAGATAAGGGAATAAGAAGCAAGTTTATTAAAGACGCAAAAGAAAAAATAATTAAAGCAATTAAAGCCCTTAAAGAGAATCATCCTTTAAAAGAATTACTTGAAAATCCAAAACCAATTAACAATGAATTAAAATCTCTTGAAGAAGAACTAATGAAAAAACAGATTCTCGAGGAAGGTAAAAGAGCAGATGGAAGAAAATGTAATGAAATAAGGCAAATTAGTTGTGAAGTTGGTATTGTACCAAGAGCTCATGGCACAGGATTATTTACAAGGGGAAACACACAAGTCTTATCAACATGTACTTTAGGTACAAGTAGTGATGCTCAAAGAATAGATTCTACAGATCCACAGACAGAAAAAAAATATATGCACCACTATAACTTTCCTGGATACTCTGTAGGAGAAGTT contains:
- a CDS encoding glycine--tRNA ligase subunit beta, translating into MPDLLFEIGTEELPPGSIINLTNQIKENIKSKLIQSYYSTSEEQFKTFFTPRRITIYIMNLPENQEIKTIEVKGPDKEKAFDKDGSPTQAAIGFAKKNNIEPKNLILKKINNTEYIFAVVKTGGQKTKDILAKVLADSLIETTGDKFMRWSNYNEKFSRPVRWILAILDKEIIKFSYSGIESSNHTYGHKFLSGKKIEIKLPSKYLETLRENKVVADFEERKNHINLLLIKESQNASGTLSEKYPDLLKTVTNLTEYPGILLCKFDKQYLLLPFCVIETVLEKHQKYFVLYDKSRKSILPNFIVITNGTEIENIKTKEQIIKGNEKVARARLNDAKFFFEEDLKLPFTFEEKIKALSKITFHKGLGSMQEKVLRIIELSKYIYQVLDHSFKKDLLVEDVTKTAELCKLDLSTHLVFEFPELQGEIGSIYAKAYNFNDNISCGIAEHYYPRYLGDKIPKSKTGFIVGIADKLDNIVCLFSINKIPTSSADPFALRRQAQSIIDNIYNFKSRINIDDLINFSINNIPNKNLKEKLIKDFFIQRFITLMENLSYEQDLITAVISVKNPLQDIISAKEKIDLLKRIFVIEKTDTYKSFLIAAKRLVRIVEANTNGNIERNNLTTDYERDLLKRFNELEKKQYQNYNDYITELITLIEPINIFFDKVLVNDPNPKIKQTRQALLKKGKDLFERICDFNQITERN
- a CDS encoding rhomboid family intramembrane serine protease, producing the protein MPQNDYVTYDPRIPKHKSYLTNFLISIIFSVYIIEIVFNAFYSDKAIIMLGAKWNEGITNGEYWRFLTCTFLHGNLIHLFLNITAIYIFGKEVESIYGLPRFFLIYFLSSWGAGLASYIFSPGISIGASGALFGIIGALIIFFFRQREKVTGANLKFKSMYTLVILNLLLGFLLPKIDNAGHLGGLVTGLFSSWFIAPEYKIEKDEKLQKILVSKKPDFYRLSSGILLTTTILFWLTKISIDLASSIK
- a CDS encoding ATP-binding protein codes for the protein MIKRELNLPKKLDETYFLWGPRQVGKSSLLKVVYPNAEYVNLLDTDEFIKYSEKPYLLRQELLAKNKSGTFVIIDEIQKVSLLLDEVHNLIENHNYKFALCGSSARKVRKSGVNLLGGRAISYELYGFSACELKEQFNLKRIINHGYLPRHYLSNNPTKLINSYINNYLKEEIKEEGLVRKIPSFSEFLFNAALSDTELVNFANISRECSVSLPAVKEYFQILVDTLLGKFLPSYRKRPKRRVIQAPKFYFFDVGIVNFLTKRNNLEPGSELFGKAFENWIFHEFNSYNSYREKYLDFSYWRLASGIEVDFIVNDMEYAIEVKAKSKITDNDLKGLREVIKDHKNIKQRYVISLEEKDRLLGDEILILSYQSFIKKLWGGELFSHARN
- the rpsO gene encoding 30S ribosomal protein S15, with protein sequence MAITKEKKKELINQYQNHKKDTGSSQVQIPILSEKINNLTNHLTTNPKDYQSQRGLLMLVSKRRRHLNYLQKIDIESYRRIVDHLTIRN
- the pnp gene encoding polyribonucleotide nucleotidyltransferase, whose protein sequence is MNTVKSTENLDTKNTIKETTKNNNTKETTVNIGGKDIVIETGKLARSCNGSVTIKCGDTVLLVTATCSEEPREDIDFFPLLCDFEERTCSVGKIPGSYNRREGKPVEKSTLTARLMDRPLRPLFPENFFNDVQIVATTLSVDQINPPDILAIIGASFALSISNIPFYGPIGIIRVGMIHNKFVANPTYEEIEKSELDLVVAGTSDSILMVEAGADLVPEDVILNALAFAGPIIKQQVESQNQFANSLGVKKREFTPPEPNKELIKLVEENAKELLTKSMDNVKDKGIRSKFIKDAKEKIIKAIKALKENHPLKELLENPKPINNELKSLEEELMKKQILEEGKRADGRKCNEIRQISCEVGIVPRAHGTGLFTRGNTQVLSTCTLGTSSDAQRIDSTDPQTEKKYMHHYNFPGYSVGEVKPSRTPGRREIGHGALAERALVPVLPEKEQFPYTIRVVSEVLESNGSTSMASTCGSTLALMDAGVPIKAPIAGIAMGLIKEKEKFAILTDIQGLEDFLGDMDFKVCGSKKGISALQMDIKIQGITLEIMKIALEQARAARLFILEKMLEAIPKPRQELSKWAPRIFTMKVDISDISTIIGPGGKMIRRITEETEAKIDIEDDGTVLIASIDNDKAFKAKKWIQGLIEKIQPGAVYLGKVMRTAQIGAFVEILPSKEGMVHISQLQDKRTEKVEDIVKPGDIVVVRVREIDEKNRISLTMRGITKEEAERVLSG